One Trichoderma asperellum chromosome 5, complete sequence genomic region harbors:
- the PCB4 gene encoding putative proteasome subunit beta type-4 (MEROPS:MER0002676~BUSCO:EOG092D3YUS) — translation MAAQQRITRQIRVIVFPAQGGQAWRGQNGRPLYSSRAATYQSYPQHTIAMEVLLGITGKDFTLIGASKAAMRGATILKASDDKTRVLNKHTLLAFSGEAGDTVQFAEYIQRNAQLYSMRNETELSPSGLAHFVRGELATSLRSRNPYNVNLLMGGVDPITGKPSLYWLDYLAALAEVPYAAHGYAQYYCLSLLDKHHHPDITLGQGIKLMTMCIDELKRRLPIDFKGMTVKAIKADGIVDIEFDDDRIVKSA, via the exons ATGGCGGCGCAGCAGCGAATCACAAGACAGATCCGGGTTATAGTGTTTCCGGCCCAGGGCGGTCAGGCCTGGCGTGGGCAAAACGGCAG ACCTCTCTACAGCTCTCGAGCAGCAACATACCAATCATACCCGCAACACACAATCGCCAT GGAGGTTCTTCTAGGAATTACAGGAAAGGACTTTACCCTCATCGGCGCTTCTAAAGCGGCCATGAGAGGAGCCACTATCCTCAAGGCATCCGACGACAAGACAAGAGTGCTGAACAAGCACACTTTACTGGCCTTCTCTGGGGAAGCTGGTGATACAG TACAATTCGCCGAATACATCCAACGAAATGCCCAACTCTACTCGATGCGCAACGAGACCGAGCTGTCACCCTCTGGTCTAGCACACTTCGTCCGAGGCGAACTCGCCACAAGCCTCCGATCTCGAAACCCATACAACGTAAACCTATTGATGGGAGGCGTTGATCCCATCACCGGAAAGCCCTCCCTGTACTGGCTAGACTACCTAGCGGCGCTGGCGGAGGTACCTTATGCAGCACACGGCTATGCGCA ATACTACTGCTTGTCTCTCCTGGAtaagcaccaccacccagaTATCACACTAGGACAAGGAATCAAGCTCATGACGATGTGCATAGACGAGCTGAAGCGCCGGTTACCGATTGATTTCAAGGGTATGACAGTCAAAGCCATCAAGGCTGATGGAATTGTCGATATAGAGTTTGATGATGACCGCATTGTGAAAAGCGCATAA